AGAGAAGGCACTACGGGCTCCGACAGGAACCCATTGTCCACTGACCTTAGGGCCAGTATCGCCCCCTGGCTACCATGAGAAACTTGGTCCGTTTGCCATGATTGATGGCGGTGGAGGAGACGTCACGCTGGTGGAGCGTGGGTGGCTATGTCTGCCTCGGAAATTTCGGACCACCCCCCGGTAGCTGCTGGCTACAAGGACTGCCCCAGGCTCACCCCTTTGGGTAGCGTCACGCTCTCTACCACCGACCGCAGCTGCTCAAGCAAGGGGCCGCCGCTGTAGACGCCCAAGGTCATCCCAGGGCGCTCATGGCCAACCGCAAGCGATATGAGGTGGGGCGGCTGCGCAGCCTGCTCCCCGCGACCGCGACACTCAACGTTGCATCCGTTGTCTACAGACCTTGCCTACAGGTCCGGATTAACTGATTGATAAATATAGGTCTGTCTGATGTAACTTCCCCCTCTCACGGCGAAAACAGGGGTTCGAGTCCCCTAGGGAGCGCCACCGATTTCCGCGGCTCAGGTTCGGCTCTGTCGACGGGCCACGCGGCGGTAGAGCAGATATAAGCCGCCAGCGATACGGGAACGGAGGCTGTGCCGCCTGTCGAGACTCGTTGAAGGCCCGGGCAGCGCCGCGAGCATGTTCGAGAAGGCGAGATACTGTGTCCTGAGATCGGCGAGCCGCCGGCTGGCATAGGCCATCTGGGCTTCGGCCTCGGACAGCATCTGCTCGTCTTCCGGCTCGCGCTCGAAGTAGATACCGCTCTCGTTTCCCAGAAGCGATGCTGCGCGCAACCTGGCTTCCTCCAGGCGTCGATCGAGACCTTTCCGTTCTTGCTCCAGGCTGCGTCTGGCCCTCAACAGCGCGAGCCGAACCGCCTGGTTCCGGCCGTCATCCGTCTGTTGATCGCGATCGGGCCTGCGGAAGCGCGTGATCATCGACATGGGGCAGGGACCTCCCGACGTCGAGACAGCAATTGATGTGCCAATCAGCGTGGCAAGATGCGATTCAACGCTGAGCGGAGGCCGGTACGGGGCGCGTCGCCGGGCCTGTTCGCGAGACGCGCAGCGATCATCGCCGCAGCGAAGGCGCCGCAGCTCGCGACGAGCGAGGCCAGCATGACGGCGGGCAGCGGCCCCAGCGGCCAGGCCATGACGACCGTGAGCCCACCGCCGATCAATGCGGCTAGGAACAGGACAAAAATCATCGGCCACCATTCTCTGACGACGCAGGAAGCCTCGTCACGACTATACGCGTTCCGCGGGCCGGCACCAATTTGAATCAGGGCCTCGAATCCCGCCAGCCGCTCGATATCATCGGCCATGGCCATTAAGCCCAGGTGAACTCCGCCGGCGCTTGGCAGAGAACTTGCTATAAGCAGCCCTCGTAGCTGTCGAGGGCGTCAATGGTGCTTCGTCGATCTGCCACCGCGTCGAACTTCCGGATCGTGCCGCCACGGCTCGCGCCCCTGCTTGCCGCTGTTGTCGGGGCCTTCTGCTTTGTTTCGACGGTTATGGCCGGCGAGCCCAGCTATCGGGTCGGCCCCTCGGACAAGGTCAGGATCAAGGTTTCCGAATGGAGGCCGAACTCTCGCGAAGTCTTCGAGTGGACGGGGCTGAGCGGCGAGTTCACGGTCAATTCCGGCGGGCTGATCTCGCTCCCCATCGTGGGATCGGTGTCGGTCGACAACAGGACGACCGACGAGATCGCGGCGCTCATAGCGGATCGTCTCAAGGTCTCCGCCGGGCTGGTCAATGCTCCCGCCGCGGCCGTGGAGATCGCCCAGTATCGGCCGATCTATGTCGTCGGAACCGTCGAGAAGCCCGGCGAATACGCCTACCGGCCGGGCCTCAACGCGCTTCAGGCCATCAGCATCGCCGGTGGCTTCCAGCGGGCTGAATTCGCTCTCGCGCGATTCGAACGCGAGACCATTGTCGCCGATGGAGAAATCCGCCTGCAGGAGACGCAAAGGCTCGCGCTGCTTCTGCGCCGTGACCGCCTGTTGGCGGAAGCCCAGAAGGCCGATGCGATTGCCTTCTCGCAGGCCCTGCAGCGCTACCCCGATGCCCCGTCCGCGGCGCAAGGCATGCGGGAGGAGACGATGCTGTTCAACGCCCGGCGGACCGCGCTGCTCTCCCAGCTGACACTGCTGCAACAGGCGAGATCGCTGCTCGAGGATGAGTTGAGGACGCTTGGGGCCAAGGAGACCAATCAGCGAAAGCAGGTCGATCTGGTCCGCCGCGAACTCGACAACATCAACACCCTGATGAGCAAGGGGCTTGCGGTGAGCCCGCGCCAGCTCGCCGTCGAGCAGAACCTCGCCCAACTGGAAAGCCAGTCGCTGGACCTGATCGTGGCGATGGCACGGGCCAAGCAGGAGATTGCCCGTACCGAACGCAACAGCCTTGATCTGCAGAACCAGCGCGATGCGGACGTCAGCAGGGAATTGCGGGAGACGCAGACGAGCCTCAAGCAGGCCGATGATCGGATCGGCTCGCTCAAGCTGCTGATCAACGAATCCGGTACGATCGGGCCGCGGCTCGAAACTGAGCAGTCGCGCGCCGCGTCCCGCATGTCGATCGTTCTGATCCGCCGGGAAGGTGGTTTGACGAAGCAGTTCGCTGCCGAGGAGACGTCAAGCGTGCAACCCGGCGATCTCATCAAGGTCGAGCGTCCGCAATTGCAGGCCATCGCGCCTGATTTGCTGTCGCTCGACAGGCGGAAGAGCGATGATGCCGGCGTGAAGCAAAATTGAGATCCAATGAATCTATAAAAAAAGACGGGGGGAGGAGAGTGGAAGCGACGACCTGACCAAAGGGACGCCATGAGTTTGGCCTCGGATACGAAGCTGCGTGTCTTCATATGCGACGAACACCCGATCCTCGTGGCCGGCGTGCGATCGTTTCTCGGCCGCTCGCCCGATATCGAGGTGGTCGGGGAAGCAAGTTCCGCTGGGGCATTCTTGCCTCTGATAAGCGAGGCATGCCCCGACATCATCATCGTCGACGCTGTGCCAGGCGGGATTTCGCTCATCAGGTGCCTCGTCCAGGCATTCCCCAATGCGCGCATCATCTGCCTGTCCGAGCAGGACGACCATCGCCATATCGGAGAGGCCTTGGCGGCCGGGGCGCGTGCCTATGTCCTGAAGACCTCGCCGGGCGAGAGCCTGCTGCGTGCGGTCGAGGCGCTCCGCCGGGGAGGCCAGTATGTCGAGGGCCAGGGGGTGCGTGCCGGCGGACAGCTGGCCGGCGGCTCGAATGGTCACCGGACGGTGCTCAGCGAGCGTGAAGTCACGGTCCTCAGGCTGGTGGCCTTCGGCTACAGCAGCAGGGAGATCGCAGCGCGGCTGGGCCTGACGACAAAGTCCGTCGAAACCTACAGGATCCGGGCGACCGGGAAACTCGAACTTCACGGCCGCTCCGACATCATCCAGTACGCCATCGTCATGGGGTGGTTCCAGGGCGTGGCTCGGCCCGCCTCGATCGCGGCGCCGAATTAGACCGCCAGCAGCGCGCCCGCCTGAATTCGAGTCGGTCAAGGAGCGTGGCTGGGCTGGGCTGCCTCTCGCCTTCCTGTAGGTGGGATTGCCTCTTCGCGCTGCCATAGGCGGACGGTCGGTAACGCCGCGTCCGGGGCGGCATTCCCTAAGGGAGTGGCTCAATTTAACGCAAGGTAATGCAAATTAATTGGGCGAGTGAATCGCCGTAATACGCTCGGCATCAAAGCGCTGAATTTAGAGCCATTTTCGTTCTCGTTTTGTAGGGTATTTTCTGATGGCTGATCGAAAAAGTACCATCTTATGTATTGATAGTATAAATAGTAATCAGCAACTAAATTGATCTTGCAGTTTGTTTAACTTGGGTTGATATTTTCTTAAGCGACGTCGTCGTCTTAAGGCCAAGGGTGATGCCATGGCGAAATCAAATCGACCGTCTGGCCTTTCTCTTCCGCGCCCAGTCGGTACGCGGCTGAATCCCAAAGTTCGGTCTGCTGCGGAACGTGCCGCCAAGCGTTCGTTCGACGTTGTTCTGGCGCTCGTGCTTCTGGCTTTCCTGATCCCGTTGCTCGTCGCCCTCTCGGCGGTGATCAGCGCGTCCGATGGCGGCCCAGCCCTCTTTCGTCAGAGGCGGGTCGGCAGGCAGGGCAAGCCGTTCACCTGTCTGAAGTTCAGGACGATGCGATGCGACGCGGAAAAAGCGCTTAACGACCTCCTGGAAGCGGACACCGAGGCCGCGCGGGAGTGGACAGAAAACCAGAAGCTCTCTTGCGATCCACGCATTACGCCGCTCGGGCAATTCCTGCGGCGCACGAGCCTGGACGAGCTGCCCCAGCTGCTCAACATCCTGTCCGGGGAGATGAGCTTCGTCGGGCCGCGGCCGATCGTGGAAGCCGAAATCGCGCGATATGGCGAGGCTTTCTCGCAGTGCTTCTCGGTGCCACCGGGCCTGACCGGTCTCTGGCAGGTGAGCGGGCGCAGCGACTGCGGTTATGTCACGCGAGTGGCGCTGGATGCGCGCTATGCGCGCGACTGGACACTCGCGCTGGACCTCCAGATCCTCGTGCAGACCGTTCCTGCGGTGCTTTCGGGGAGGGGAAGTCGATGAATTCGGGCCTCGTCTCCAGCCTCAAGCTTTCATGCCTGCACAAGCGATGCTCCCCGCCGGCTGCCGATACGCGGCGGGGCGTGCGGTCCCACAGGACGACAGCGGAGGCGGCGCCATGAAGGTCGCGATCATCCACTACTGGCTGGTCGGCATGCGGGGCGGCGAGAAGGTCGTCGAGTCGCTGTGCCGCATCTATCCCGACGCGGACATCTTCACGCATGTCTACGTGCCCGAGGCCGTCTCCGAGGAAATTCGGCGGCATCGGGTCATTCCGAGCTTCATCAATGGCCTGCCCCGGGCCCGAAAGATGTATCAGCAGTATTTGCCGCTGATGCCGCTCGCGCTCGAGCAGCTGGATTTGCGCGGCTACGATCTGATCATCAGCAGCGAATCCGGGCCTGCGAAAGGCATCGTGCCTCCACCCGGCTCGATGCACATCTGCTACTGCCACTCGCCGATGCGATACATCTGGAACATGTTCCATGATTATCGCGAGAGATCGGGTTTCATCACGCGATGGATGATGCCTATTTTCGCGCATTACATCCGCAATTGGGATGCAAATTCCGCGAGCCGCGTCGATCACTACATCGCGAATTCGGAGACGGTCGCAGGAAGGCTGTACCGTTACTATCGCCGGGCCGCTGCGGTGATCAACCCGCCGGTCAATGTCGATGCGTTCGAGGTCGTGCCGAACGAGGCCGTCGAGAACTACAGCCTCATGGTCGGCGAACTCGTGCGCTACAAGCGGCCGGAGCTGGCTGTCCAGGCCTTCAACGAATCCGGCCGTGAG
Above is a genomic segment from Bosea sp. NBC_00550 containing:
- a CDS encoding glycosyltransferase produces the protein MKVAIIHYWLVGMRGGEKVVESLCRIYPDADIFTHVYVPEAVSEEIRRHRVIPSFINGLPRARKMYQQYLPLMPLALEQLDLRGYDLIISSESGPAKGIVPPPGSMHICYCHSPMRYIWNMFHDYRERSGFITRWMMPIFAHYIRNWDANSASRVDHYIANSETVAGRLYRYYRRAAAVINPPVNVDAFEVVPNEAVENYSLMVGELVRYKRPELAVQAFNESGRELVVIGGGEMLGELRRLAKPNVRILGPQPFDVLRHHYSRCRTLIFPGEEDFGIVPLEAMASGRPVVAYRRGGATETVIEGKTGIFFDEQSVEAIIAADNRARATTWDSGAIADYAHGFSRDVFETQIKLHIEQLLKPLPNTMRKAVLHSGLTPQLAPAEG
- a CDS encoding LuxR C-terminal-related transcriptional regulator; this translates as MSLASDTKLRVFICDEHPILVAGVRSFLGRSPDIEVVGEASSAGAFLPLISEACPDIIIVDAVPGGISLIRCLVQAFPNARIICLSEQDDHRHIGEALAAGARAYVLKTSPGESLLRAVEALRRGGQYVEGQGVRAGGQLAGGSNGHRTVLSEREVTVLRLVAFGYSSREIAARLGLTTKSVETYRIRATGKLELHGRSDIIQYAIVMGWFQGVARPASIAAPN
- a CDS encoding sugar transferase, producing the protein MAKSNRPSGLSLPRPVGTRLNPKVRSAAERAAKRSFDVVLALVLLAFLIPLLVALSAVISASDGGPALFRQRRVGRQGKPFTCLKFRTMRCDAEKALNDLLEADTEAAREWTENQKLSCDPRITPLGQFLRRTSLDELPQLLNILSGEMSFVGPRPIVEAEIARYGEAFSQCFSVPPGLTGLWQVSGRSDCGYVTRVALDARYARDWTLALDLQILVQTVPAVLSGRGSR
- a CDS encoding polysaccharide biosynthesis/export family protein, whose amino-acid sequence is MVLRRSATASNFRIVPPRLAPLLAAVVGAFCFVSTVMAGEPSYRVGPSDKVRIKVSEWRPNSREVFEWTGLSGEFTVNSGGLISLPIVGSVSVDNRTTDEIAALIADRLKVSAGLVNAPAAAVEIAQYRPIYVVGTVEKPGEYAYRPGLNALQAISIAGGFQRAEFALARFERETIVADGEIRLQETQRLALLLRRDRLLAEAQKADAIAFSQALQRYPDAPSAAQGMREETMLFNARRTALLSQLTLLQQARSLLEDELRTLGAKETNQRKQVDLVRRELDNINTLMSKGLAVSPRQLAVEQNLAQLESQSLDLIVAMARAKQEIARTERNSLDLQNQRDADVSRELRETQTSLKQADDRIGSLKLLINESGTIGPRLETEQSRAASRMSIVLIRREGGLTKQFAAEETSSVQPGDLIKVERPQLQAIAPDLLSLDRRKSDDAGVKQN